From Deltaproteobacteria bacterium, a single genomic window includes:
- a CDS encoding CDP-alcohol phosphatidyltransferase family protein, whose translation MTHSPDHDPVPTTGAAPGARRPSLAESGERWSYFGWAERPYFRRMSEFRYELFGFFLRPLARRGVRPNHITAASFLTVLVGFPLFYGAGRYGAAFAALAVHILLDGLDGPLAKIVGKKNTAQGALMDMSNDVTGIVIVVFTVSFFGPVPWFLGTVYAVTYLYLTIFAVAQNLLDLRYAYVVKTKYTVYVLLVVWWLTGVDLVSPVTALATVYMGVSAFFGFVRVTRALR comes from the coding sequence GTGACACATTCACCCGATCACGATCCCGTCCCGACGACGGGTGCCGCGCCCGGCGCGCGCCGGCCTTCCCTGGCCGAGTCCGGCGAGCGATGGAGCTATTTCGGCTGGGCCGAGCGGCCCTATTTCCGCCGGATGAGCGAGTTTCGCTACGAGCTGTTCGGGTTCTTTCTGCGCCCGTTGGCCCGGCGCGGCGTGCGTCCCAATCACATCACCGCGGCGAGTTTTCTGACGGTGCTGGTGGGTTTCCCGCTGTTCTACGGCGCTGGGCGATACGGCGCGGCGTTTGCGGCGCTGGCCGTGCACATCCTGCTCGACGGGCTCGACGGCCCACTCGCCAAGATCGTCGGAAAGAAAAACACGGCCCAGGGCGCGCTCATGGACATGAGCAACGACGTCACCGGGATCGTGATCGTCGTCTTTACCGTGTCGTTTTTCGGTCCCGTGCCGTGGTTTCTGGGCACGGTCTACGCGGTCACGTACCTGTATCTCACGATCTTCGCCGTCGCGCAGAACCTGTTGGACCTTCGTTATGCGTATGTCGTGAAAACCAAATACACCGTGTACGTTCTGCTGGTCGTGTGGTGGCTGACGGGCGTGGACCTCGTCTCGCCCGTGACGGCGCTCGCAACGGTGTATATGGGCGTCTCCGCGTTCTTCGGGTTCGTCCGGGTCACGCGCGCGCTGCGCTAA
- a CDS encoding haloacid dehalogenase-like hydrolase: MPWNPRVKSALDELLHTRGRESAAYDAANPPAAVFDFDDTCIFGDIGEQALRRQIDDLVFGLEPDHFDRLLPREPGGQTHMPANHGGARIADLAADLADHYARLRADFPAMGDAKPPVTIRERPEYADFVVKMNLLFDGLIDTPGVGKAWVYPWTARFFAGLDRAVVRAMGLEAWDEASVAPIGVRTLASPDDFASRAGAQAFAIRTGIRRLPEMAWLMDALHGAGFDVFVVTASLQDVVAPTAARVYGIGETHVFGMRTVMQGDHHTDTVDERDGYAITFGAGKTRVIENFVGRAPLLVAGDSDTDHHMLTAFPETRVRLVIDRGQGGAMAELRARGECGEDGVVVQRRDEKLGVFTGD, encoded by the coding sequence ATGCCCTGGAATCCCCGCGTGAAAAGCGCGCTCGACGAACTTCTGCACACGCGCGGGCGCGAATCCGCCGCGTACGACGCCGCGAATCCCCCCGCCGCGGTCTTCGATTTCGACGACACGTGCATCTTCGGCGACATCGGCGAGCAGGCGCTGCGCCGACAGATCGACGATCTCGTCTTCGGGCTCGAACCGGATCACTTCGACCGCCTGCTGCCGCGCGAGCCCGGCGGCCAAACGCACATGCCCGCGAATCACGGCGGCGCGCGCATAGCCGATCTCGCCGCGGACCTCGCCGATCACTACGCGCGACTACGCGCCGACTTCCCCGCGATGGGCGACGCGAAACCGCCCGTAACCATTCGCGAGCGTCCCGAATACGCCGACTTCGTCGTGAAGATGAACCTGCTCTTCGACGGCCTGATCGACACCCCGGGCGTCGGCAAGGCGTGGGTCTATCCGTGGACCGCGCGGTTTTTTGCCGGGCTCGATCGCGCGGTCGTGCGCGCGATGGGGCTGGAGGCGTGGGACGAGGCGAGCGTCGCGCCGATCGGCGTCCGCACGCTCGCGAGTCCCGACGATTTCGCATCCCGCGCGGGCGCGCAGGCGTTCGCGATCCGCACGGGCATTCGCCGTCTGCCCGAGATGGCGTGGCTGATGGACGCATTGCACGGCGCGGGGTTCGACGTGTTCGTCGTGACCGCGAGCCTGCAGGATGTCGTCGCGCCCACCGCCGCGCGCGTGTACGGCATCGGCGAGACGCACGTCTTCGGCATGCGGACCGTGATGCAAGGCGACCACCACACCGACACGGTGGACGAACGCGACGGCTACGCGATTACGTTCGGCGCGGGCAAGACGCGCGTCATCGAAAACTTCGTGGGCCGCGCGCCGCTGCTCGTGGCGGGCGACTCCGATACCGACCACCACATGCTCACCGCGTTCCCCGAGACGCGGGTGCGTCTGGTGATCGACCGCGGTCAGGGCGGCGCGATGGCCGAGCTGCGCGCGCGCGGTGAATGCGGCGAGGACGGCGTCGTGGTGCAGCGGCGGGACGAAAAACTGGGAGTGTTCACCGGCGACTAG
- a CDS encoding PAS domain-containing protein, with protein MSHRINNTSSADACTPPDAEDRIFRVIYETSAIAMAVGKPDRSVVCVNDAMCRLTGYSREELVGTPSTNIVHPDDRDLDLDAYRELLDGRRDHVTREKRYVRKDGGIIHGLMSVTLIRAGDGSPKFLVGMIQDVTAMKAAEKAIRDAEERYHLAVEAANLGVWDNDVRSGRLKFNDRFVRMLGREPGDIPPTIYSFVDLVHPDDQGWVVASVDSQTSGPDGFFDTRFRMRHADGSWRWILSRGRVVERDADGAPLRIAGTHTDITEQKEALADATTLRDKLDEARKLEAIGRLAGGVAHDFNNILTGITGYVEMGIASLPEGNPLRADLLEVKKAAGRAGALTQQLLAFSRRQAIAPRVVDLNDVLASSTQVLSRLLGEDMDLRFEPGDELWKVMLDTGQIDQVLLNLAAGARDVMPAGGRIEIATRNLTHREAMGLFRGEIEIGDYVMMSFSDNGPGMDASELAHVFEPFFTSRELSLGAGLGLATVYGIVRQNHGYIEASSSPGQGTVFRIAFPRAGLDEPEIAAAAAPVPLMRGTGTILVVEDEDIVRDLTKRVLESYGYRVVTAASGDEALEAFAEHGPAIALLLTDVVMPRMNGRELAERLRRVRPELPVVYMSGYTDDIMAQHGVIGDDTPLVHKPFSIESLLGRIQDVLGTR; from the coding sequence ATGAGCCACCGGATCAACAACACGTCGAGCGCGGACGCTTGCACCCCGCCCGACGCCGAAGACCGCATCTTCCGGGTGATTTACGAGACCTCCGCCATCGCGATGGCCGTCGGCAAACCCGATCGTTCCGTGGTGTGCGTCAACGACGCGATGTGTCGCCTGACCGGCTACTCCCGCGAGGAGCTCGTCGGCACGCCCTCGACGAACATCGTGCACCCGGACGACCGAGACCTGGACCTTGACGCGTATCGCGAATTGCTCGACGGGCGTCGCGACCACGTGACGCGCGAGAAGCGCTATGTACGCAAGGACGGCGGCATTATTCATGGGCTGATGAGCGTCACCCTCATTCGCGCAGGGGACGGATCGCCGAAGTTTCTCGTCGGGATGATTCAGGACGTGACAGCGATGAAGGCCGCCGAGAAGGCGATTCGCGACGCCGAGGAACGATATCATCTCGCGGTCGAGGCGGCGAATCTCGGCGTTTGGGATAACGACGTGCGCTCGGGCCGCCTGAAATTCAACGATCGCTTCGTGCGCATGCTCGGCCGCGAGCCCGGCGACATTCCTCCGACCATCTACTCCTTCGTCGACCTCGTGCATCCCGACGATCAGGGCTGGGTGGTCGCGAGCGTCGACTCGCAGACCTCCGGCCCCGACGGGTTTTTCGACACGAGATTTCGCATGCGTCACGCCGATGGTTCGTGGCGCTGGATCCTCTCGCGTGGGCGCGTGGTGGAGCGCGACGCCGACGGCGCGCCGCTGCGCATCGCCGGCACGCACACCGACATCACCGAGCAGAAGGAGGCGCTGGCCGACGCGACGACGCTGCGCGACAAGCTCGACGAAGCGCGCAAGCTGGAAGCGATCGGGCGTCTGGCCGGCGGTGTCGCGCACGACTTCAACAACATCCTCACGGGAATCACCGGCTACGTGGAGATGGGCATCGCGTCGCTACCCGAGGGAAATCCCCTGCGCGCCGACCTGCTCGAGGTGAAAAAGGCCGCCGGGCGTGCGGGGGCGCTCACGCAGCAACTGCTCGCGTTCTCGCGCCGTCAGGCGATCGCCCCGCGCGTCGTCGATCTCAACGACGTTCTGGCGTCTTCGACGCAGGTGCTCTCGCGGCTTCTGGGCGAGGACATGGATCTGCGTTTCGAACCCGGCGATGAGCTGTGGAAGGTGATGCTCGACACGGGCCAGATCGACCAGGTCCTGCTCAACCTCGCGGCGGGCGCGCGGGACGTCATGCCCGCCGGCGGGCGCATCGAGATCGCGACGCGGAACCTGACGCACCGCGAGGCGATGGGACTGTTCCGCGGCGAGATCGAAATCGGCGACTACGTGATGATGTCGTTTTCGGACAACGGCCCGGGCATGGATGCGAGCGAGCTCGCGCATGTGTTCGAGCCGTTCTTCACGTCGCGCGAACTGAGCCTCGGCGCGGGGCTGGGCCTCGCCACCGTCTACGGCATCGTGCGGCAAAATCACGGCTACATCGAAGCCTCGTCGAGTCCGGGGCAGGGGACGGTGTTTCGCATCGCGTTTCCGCGCGCCGGGCTCGACGAACCCGAGATCGCCGCAGCCGCCGCACCGGTGCCCCTCATGCGCGGCACCGGCACGATTCTGGTCGTCGAGGACGAGGACATCGTGCGCGACCTGACGAAGCGCGTGCTGGAAAGTTACGGCTATCGCGTGGTGACCGCCGCGAGCGGCGACGAGGCTCTGGAAGCGTTCGCCGAGCACGGGCCGGCGATCGCGCTGCTGCTGACCGACGTGGTGATGCCGCGCATGAACGGGCGAGAGCTCGCCGAGCGGCTCCGCCGCGTGCGTCCGGAACTGCCCGTGGTGTACATGTCGGGTTACACCGACGACATCATGGCGCAGCACGGTGTGATCGGCGACGACACACCGCTCGTTCACAAACCGTTTTCCATCGAGAGCCTGCTCGGCAGGATTCAGGACGTCCTCGGCACGCGGTGA
- a CDS encoding PQQ-dependent sugar dehydrogenase, giving the protein MSTTQRTLVLVLLFAAAALTAAPSCGSGSDSSGTIADDDQPTPTPGNADDDATPTPTPGADDDTTPPDDDTTPGDDTTPGDDDTTPTAPCDTADLPLHLIQLPTGFKICVWAKDVPAARQLALGEAGTVFLGTTQNRVYALRDEDGDHRAEKKFTIAEGLNAPNGVAFRDGDLYVGEVSRITRYLDIESQLASPPVPQVVTTEYPTDTHHGTKFIKFGPDGKLYVPVGAPCNVCEKEDARFASITRINADGSGQEIFARGIRNTVGFDWQPGTGDLWFTDNGRDWLGDDLPSDELNRAQTAGLHFGFPFCHQGDTLDPELGLGRNCADYVAPALKTGAHVAGLGMRFYTGSMFPAKYQGGIITAQHGSWNRASKVGYRVMFVGVSGSATTDYEPLATGWLQGEQYFGRPVDVLVMTDGSVLVSDDFAGLVYRISYGAK; this is encoded by the coding sequence ATGAGCACGACGCAACGCACGCTGGTCTTGGTTCTGTTGTTCGCCGCGGCGGCGCTCACGGCCGCGCCGTCATGCGGCTCCGGATCGGATTCGTCCGGCACGATCGCGGACGACGATCAGCCCACGCCGACGCCGGGCAACGCGGACGATGATGCGACACCGACGCCCACGCCCGGGGCTGACGACGACACCACGCCCCCGGACGACGACACGACTCCGGGCGACGACACGACTCCGGGCGATGACGACACCACGCCGACCGCGCCCTGCGACACCGCCGATCTGCCCCTGCACCTGATCCAGCTTCCGACCGGGTTCAAGATCTGCGTGTGGGCGAAGGACGTGCCCGCCGCGCGGCAGCTCGCGCTCGGAGAGGCGGGGACGGTTTTTCTCGGCACGACGCAAAACCGCGTCTATGCCCTTCGCGACGAGGACGGCGATCACCGCGCCGAAAAGAAATTCACGATCGCCGAGGGCCTCAACGCGCCCAACGGCGTGGCGTTTCGCGACGGCGATCTGTACGTCGGCGAGGTTTCGCGCATCACGCGTTATCTCGACATCGAGTCACAGCTCGCGTCGCCGCCCGTGCCGCAGGTGGTGACGACCGAGTACCCGACCGACACGCACCACGGCACGAAATTCATCAAGTTCGGTCCCGACGGCAAGCTCTACGTGCCGGTCGGCGCGCCGTGCAACGTGTGCGAAAAGGAAGACGCCCGCTTCGCGTCGATCACGCGCATCAACGCCGACGGCTCGGGGCAGGAGATCTTCGCGCGCGGAATCCGCAACACGGTGGGCTTCGACTGGCAGCCGGGCACGGGCGATCTGTGGTTCACCGACAACGGTCGCGACTGGCTCGGCGACGACCTGCCGTCGGACGAGCTCAACCGCGCGCAGACGGCGGGACTGCACTTCGGGTTTCCATTCTGCCATCAGGGCGACACGCTCGACCCCGAGCTCGGCCTCGGTCGCAACTGCGCCGACTACGTTGCCCCGGCGCTCAAGACCGGCGCGCACGTGGCGGGGCTGGGCATGCGTTTCTACACGGGCTCGATGTTCCCGGCGAAATACCAGGGCGGCATCATCACGGCGCAGCACGGCTCGTGGAATCGCGCATCGAAGGTGGGCTACCGCGTGATGTTCGTCGGCGTTTCAGGTTCGGCCACCACGGACTACGAACCGCTCGCGACGGGCTGGCTGCAAGGCGAGCAATATTTCGGCCGCCCCGTGGACGTGCTGGTCATGACCGACGGATCGGTGCTCGTCTCCGACGACTTCGCGGGGCTCGTTTATCGCATCAGCTACGGGGCGAAGTGA
- a CDS encoding glycoside hydrolase family 1 protein: MNDPEKGRNVTTTIEIPPGFLWGTAVSAHQVEGDNIHSDWWAYEQVPGHIQRNEQSGRACDHWNRFAEDLDLCARMNTNAFRFSIEWSRIVPREGVVDEAAVDHYRRVLDACDARGIEAFVTAHHFTVPRWFILRGGFAERANLRAWERWCELLADRFGARVRWWCTLNEPAIYAMMSYLFGCFSPGEKSPRVFARVMNILLDAHAIAYRTLKSANPSARVGLVKNMPYYTPYHPSNPFDRLSAWQHDRLYNEFWLGGLRDGRAARPLGDGRIVPGLAASTDVWGLNSYNQSRCRWCWPIRTHNAGDGHRMTQTAWAPFPPGLRANLARLAKFGLPIYITENGIATDDDARRRAYIIEHLRQVRLAIDDGADVRGYFYWSLLDNFEWEDGWGPKFGLVAVDGETFVRMPKSSAELYSRIAKRNGIEAEWMSADPWDMCTMDRAGA; encoded by the coding sequence ATGAACGATCCGGAGAAGGGGCGCAACGTGACGACGACCATCGAGATCCCACCCGGGTTCCTGTGGGGCACCGCCGTTTCGGCGCATCAGGTCGAGGGCGACAACATCCACTCCGACTGGTGGGCCTACGAGCAGGTTCCCGGCCACATCCAGCGAAACGAGCAATCCGGACGCGCGTGCGATCACTGGAATCGGTTCGCCGAAGACCTCGACCTGTGCGCGCGCATGAACACCAACGCCTTTCGCTTTTCGATCGAGTGGTCGCGCATCGTGCCGCGCGAGGGCGTCGTCGACGAGGCCGCCGTCGACCACTACCGCCGCGTGCTCGACGCATGCGATGCGCGCGGCATCGAGGCATTCGTCACCGCGCACCACTTCACCGTTCCGCGCTGGTTCATCCTGCGCGGCGGTTTCGCCGAGCGTGCCAACCTGCGCGCCTGGGAGCGATGGTGCGAGCTGCTCGCCGATCGGTTTGGCGCGCGCGTGCGCTGGTGGTGCACCCTCAACGAACCCGCCATCTACGCCATGATGAGCTACCTGTTCGGATGCTTCTCACCCGGCGAGAAAAGCCCGCGCGTGTTCGCCCGCGTCATGAACATTCTGCTCGACGCGCACGCCATCGCGTACCGCACGTTGAAATCCGCGAATCCGAGCGCGCGGGTCGGTCTCGTGAAAAATATGCCGTACTACACACCTTATCATCCATCGAACCCGTTCGACCGTCTCTCGGCGTGGCAGCACGACCGCCTCTACAACGAGTTCTGGCTCGGCGGCCTTCGCGATGGCCGCGCCGCGCGTCCGTTGGGCGACGGCCGCATCGTCCCGGGCCTCGCGGCGTCGACGGACGTCTGGGGGCTCAACTCCTACAACCAGTCGCGCTGCCGCTGGTGCTGGCCGATTCGCACGCACAACGCGGGCGATGGTCACCGCATGACGCAGACCGCGTGGGCGCCGTTTCCGCCGGGGCTGCGCGCGAATCTCGCTCGGCTCGCGAAGTTCGGCCTGCCCATCTACATCACCGAAAACGGTATTGCGACCGACGACGACGCGCGTCGTCGCGCGTACATCATCGAGCATCTGCGCCAAGTGCGTCTTGCCATCGACGACGGCGCGGACGTGCGCGGATATTTCTATTGGTCGCTGCTCGACAACTTCGAGTGGGAAGACGGCTGGGGGCCGAAATTCGGTCTCGTCGCCGTGGACGGCGAGACATTCGTGCGCATGCCGAAATCATCGGCAGAACTCTACAGTCGCATCGCCAAGCGCAACGGCATCGAGGCCGAATGGATGAGCGCCGATCCGTGGGACATGTGCACGATGGACCGGGCCGGAGCTTAG
- a CDS encoding superoxide dismutase → MHQLPDLPYAFDALEPYIDARTMEIHHDKHHAAYVANVNKALENVTEDALKTMDIVSLMKHLEAVPESVRTAVRNNGGGHCNHSLFWELMSAGKGGTPKGDVAAAIQKEFGAFEAFQEKFETAATTRFGSGWAWLSVKDGRLVVSSTPNQDNPFMDGSGTPILALDVWEHAYYLKYQNRRPEYVKAFWNVVNWNKVADLYAAALK, encoded by the coding sequence ATGCACCAGCTTCCGGATCTGCCTTACGCGTTTGACGCCCTGGAGCCGTACATCGACGCGCGCACCATGGAAATCCACCACGACAAGCACCACGCGGCGTACGTCGCGAACGTGAACAAAGCCCTCGAAAACGTGACCGAGGACGCCCTGAAGACGATGGACATCGTCTCGCTGATGAAGCACCTCGAAGCGGTACCCGAGTCGGTTCGCACCGCGGTGCGCAACAACGGCGGCGGCCACTGCAACCACTCGTTGTTCTGGGAACTCATGAGCGCGGGCAAGGGCGGCACGCCCAAGGGCGACGTCGCGGCGGCGATCCAGAAGGAATTCGGCGCGTTCGAGGCGTTTCAGGAGAAGTTCGAGACCGCGGCGACCACGCGCTTCGGCTCGGGCTGGGCGTGGCTGTCGGTGAAGGACGGCCGGCTCGTCGTCTCCAGCACGCCGAACCAGGACAACCCGTTCATGGACGGATCGGGCACGCCGATCCTCGCGCTCGACGTGTGGGAGCACGCGTACTACCTGAAGTACCAAAACCGTCGCCCCGAGTACGTCAAGGCGTTCTGGAACGTCGTAAACTGGAACAAGGTCGCCGACCTCTACGCGGCGGCGCTGAAGTAG
- a CDS encoding adenylosuccinate synthase, which translates to MSTVVIVGTQWGDEGKGMVVDLFSEKADLLVRFQGGNNAGHTVVVGDDTTILHHIPSGILHDDVLCVIGNGVVIDPEVLIGEIGQVKSKGKFQSDRQLAISNRAHIIMPWHKAIDQAAENAKGEKKIGTTGRGIGPAYRSKMSRTGLRFGDFLDEKNFPDYVQDNIGEFNCLLKNFYDAPELEPDEIIETYRGYARKLKPYAADTFRLVNDAVRARKNVLFEGAQGTMLDIDHGTYPYVTSSNTVAGAVCTGAGVGPRSVDKVYGVLKAYTTRVGAGPFPTELHDEIGDRIGERGHEFGATTGRKRRCGWLDLAAVKYAARLNDLTHLIVTKVDVLDGLDKIKMAVAYEIDGRVTDIVPADIEEYARAKPIYETLAGWTESTSGMTSWDELPPELRAYLARIAEVLGLPVAVASVGPGRAQTIVLHPPF; encoded by the coding sequence ATGTCGACGGTGGTCATCGTCGGGACGCAGTGGGGTGACGAGGGCAAGGGCATGGTGGTGGACCTTTTCTCGGAAAAGGCCGATCTGCTCGTGCGTTTCCAGGGCGGCAACAACGCGGGGCACACCGTGGTCGTCGGCGACGACACCACGATCCTGCACCACATTCCCTCGGGAATTCTGCACGACGACGTGCTGTGCGTGATCGGCAACGGCGTGGTGATCGACCCCGAGGTGCTGATCGGCGAGATCGGGCAGGTCAAGTCGAAGGGCAAATTCCAATCCGACCGCCAGCTCGCGATCTCGAATCGCGCGCACATCATCATGCCCTGGCACAAGGCGATCGATCAGGCCGCCGAAAACGCCAAGGGCGAAAAGAAGATCGGTACGACAGGCCGCGGCATCGGGCCCGCGTACCGCAGCAAGATGTCGCGCACGGGGCTGCGTTTCGGCGATTTTCTCGACGAGAAAAATTTTCCCGACTACGTGCAGGACAACATCGGTGAGTTCAACTGCCTGCTGAAAAACTTTTACGACGCGCCCGAGCTCGAACCCGACGAGATCATCGAGACCTATCGCGGTTACGCGCGCAAACTCAAACCCTACGCGGCGGACACCTTCCGCCTCGTGAACGACGCGGTGCGCGCGCGCAAGAACGTGCTGTTCGAGGGCGCGCAGGGCACGATGCTCGACATCGATCACGGCACGTATCCCTACGTCACGAGCAGCAACACGGTGGCCGGCGCGGTCTGCACCGGGGCGGGCGTCGGTCCGCGTTCGGTGGACAAGGTGTACGGCGTGCTCAAGGCGTACACGACGCGCGTGGGCGCGGGGCCGTTCCCCACGGAGCTGCACGACGAGATCGGCGACCGCATCGGCGAGCGCGGTCACGAGTTCGGCGCCACCACGGGACGCAAGCGGCGCTGCGGCTGGCTCGATCTCGCGGCGGTCAAATACGCGGCGCGGCTCAACGATCTGACACACCTGATCGTCACCAAGGTCGACGTGCTCGACGGGCTCGACAAGATCAAGATGGCCGTGGCCTACGAGATCGACGGGCGCGTCACCGACATCGTGCCCGCCGACATCGAGGAATACGCCCGCGCAAAACCGATCTACGAGACGCTGGCGGGATGGACCGAGTCGACGTCCGGCATGACGAGCTGGGACGAGCTGCCGCCGGAGCTGCGCGCCTACCTCGCGCGCATTGCGGAAGTGCTGGGGTTGCCGGTCGCCGTGGCCTCGGTCGGCCCCGGGCGCGCGCAGACGATCGTCCTGCATCCGCCGTTCTGA
- a CDS encoding polyprenyl synthetase family protein, whose translation MTRPPSEFDARAYLASRRDRVDAHLEQVMDLRSDLFGGIVESMRYSLFAGGKRVRPILALAACEAVGGDIELALPAASALELMHTYTLIHDDLPAMDNDDFRRGRPTNHKVYGEAMALLAGCGLLSIAFEIVARQATEGRIAHERATRAIAMLADAIGWRGVIGGQAIDIDATGKEIDLARVRDICFHKTATLIAASVTVGAVAGGGDEAQIAALGRYGRAIGLAFQVADDILNVEGDAEKLGKGTGTDAGAGKTTFPSVMGLDGAKTYARELLDEANAALAPFGPRADALRAIADYIVTRDR comes from the coding sequence ATGACGCGCCCGCCCTCCGAGTTTGACGCGCGCGCCTACCTCGCCTCGCGCCGCGACCGGGTGGACGCCCACCTCGAACAGGTCATGGACCTGCGTTCGGATTTATTCGGGGGAATCGTCGAATCGATGCGTTACAGCCTGTTCGCCGGGGGTAAGCGCGTGCGCCCGATCCTCGCCCTCGCCGCGTGCGAGGCGGTGGGTGGCGACATCGAGCTGGCTTTGCCCGCGGCGTCGGCGCTCGAACTCATGCACACCTACACGTTGATCCACGACGACCTGCCCGCGATGGACAACGACGACTTTCGCCGCGGCCGCCCCACCAACCACAAGGTGTATGGCGAGGCGATGGCGTTGCTCGCCGGGTGCGGGCTGCTGTCGATCGCGTTCGAGATTGTCGCGCGGCAGGCGACCGAGGGCCGCATCGCGCACGAACGAGCGACGCGGGCGATTGCGATGCTGGCCGATGCGATCGGCTGGCGCGGGGTGATCGGCGGGCAGGCCATCGACATCGATGCGACCGGCAAGGAGATCGATCTCGCGCGCGTGCGCGACATCTGCTTTCACAAGACCGCGACGCTGATCGCGGCGTCGGTGACCGTCGGCGCGGTCGCGGGCGGCGGCGACGAGGCGCAGATCGCGGCGCTCGGGCGTTACGGCCGGGCGATCGGCCTTGCGTTTCAGGTCGCCGACGACATCCTCAACGTCGAGGGCGATGCCGAAAAGCTCGGAAAGGGCACCGGCACCGACGCCGGCGCGGGCAAAACGACCTTTCCGTCGGTCATGGGTCTGGACGGCGCGAAGACCTACGCCCGGGAGCTGCTCGACGAGGCGAATGCGGCGCTCGCGCCCTTCGGTCCGCGCGCCGACGCCCTGCGCGCCATCGCGGACTACATCGTCACACGCGACCGGTAG